In Bacteroidales bacterium, the sequence TTCAAGATAATTTAACGAAAGAAAATTTCACTTTTCGGTCGCCAATAAAAAGCATTATGAAAAGCCCTCTGGAGAAACTGATTTCAAAATGGAATATTTTACCGCACTAAACGTCAGAAGTCAGGAACGCCTGCTCACCACATTTCTGAAAGCAGGATTATTTTGTTCTCAAACCTGCCATATTTCAGACAAAAAAGAAAACGAGCCGAACCGTATCGTTGTTGCCTTTTCGCATAATCCACCTCAACAACCAATTTTAAAAGAACTTTTTCTTAAATACCAGGACGGAAAACAATCAGAAGATTTCAAGTCTTTGACAAAAGATTTTTACCTTTGACAGGGAATTAGGTACAATTCTTGTTATTAATGCGCGGATTTAATTAATTCAAAATGAAAAAAATATCAAAATTATTTTTGCTCATTACAAGCATTATTTTTTTAACACAATATGTCAACGCACAACAAGTATTTTCTTGCGACAGTAAATATGATGCAGATGTTAAAGTATTTGTGGCAGACAGTAAATACGATGCGGACCTGTGTGTTTACAAATGCTCCAGCAAGTATGATGCCGACGGCAATGAGGGGCTTTGGTTTTTTGCCGACAGCAAGTACGATGCAAAAAAGAAAATTTATTTTACCGACAGCAAATATGACGCTGATTTAATTATTTATTTTGTTAACAGCAAGTACGACGCAGGTTGGAGGACTAATTCGAAGAAACAGCTGATGTACTAATTTGTTTCGGGTTTTCAGAAAAGGTTTTCAAATCCAGCCCGTCAAAATTTACCGCCGTTGTGCGAAGTTTGCAACTTCGCACCAAATAAAAGTTAGTCTGTGACTAACAAAATATTATTTTTGAACTATGGGATTCAAATATAAAATATACGATCAGTGTCAAGCCTATTATTTGACATTCACTGTAGTTAAATGGATTGATATTTTTAGTAGAAAAATATATAAGGATATCATAATTGAAAGCTTAAAGCATTGTCAGAAAAACAAGGGGCTCAACATCTTTGCTTATGTAATAATGACAAATCATATGCACTTACTTGTGAATTCCG encodes:
- a CDS encoding DUF6150 family protein, translated to MKKISKLFLLITSIIFLTQYVNAQQVFSCDSKYDADVKVFVADSKYDADLCVYKCSSKYDADGNEGLWFFADSKYDAKKKIYFTDSKYDADLIIYFVNSKYDAGWRTNSKKQLMY